A part of Prolixibacteraceae bacterium genomic DNA contains:
- a CDS encoding 4Fe-4S binding protein, with protein sequence MSKRKGSKIRKGIQLLILGAILVFFILQQVGWKEVDFESYCPMGGIQSILTLMQDGIIACNMTFTQMVMGVLFIVMIFILGKLYCSYLCPIGTVSEWIGRIGDKYNLRRDINGVPDKLLRALKYVLLFFTITITLKTGELFCKQYDPFYASITMFGHRVNYLFATISILLMVLGSLMYRLFWCKYLCPLGAISNIFKYWIGVVSVMLILITVYFFELGVDISYVVAVICIVGYVVEIYRLKTTVKSVLKITRHTNICIDCGLCSRTCPQGIDVADLSVVKHPDCNICGDCVSSCPKPGALTFNDKLKMQWLPAVIVIALFFTGVILGSLYDLPTVSKQWGSQDEINNSKTVRIDHLSHLKCFSSSMGFVRQMKEVKGITGVDTYIKDRTAIISYDTTKLKAVQIRKMLYARSKQFVQKPKLDEDLVVYKLRLSKYIDKEDLKDMAKGLKDKGIYQLETQFDTEIRLLAFCSPKLSENQVKDLFHSVDDGKFKVAHITTSSVPINGKGLMKRTFKNYKATFNKYKSFNKEEIGVVQFDVLEFPKNEQMFQLLANHLGKRYLTTVAMVARYDEKATLSIYYVKNTIEPALINEWINQPELSLVYTTGEKENVINPFKFNKITE encoded by the coding sequence ATGAGTAAGAGAAAAGGTAGTAAAATAAGAAAGGGAATTCAACTCTTAATATTAGGTGCAATTTTAGTTTTCTTCATTTTACAGCAGGTGGGATGGAAAGAAGTCGATTTTGAATCTTATTGTCCAATGGGAGGAATACAGTCAATCTTGACTTTAATGCAGGATGGTATAATTGCATGTAATATGACTTTTACTCAGATGGTAATGGGAGTGTTATTTATTGTAATGATATTCATTCTCGGAAAACTTTATTGTAGTTATTTATGTCCAATTGGAACTGTTTCTGAATGGATTGGACGAATTGGAGACAAATACAATTTGCGTAGAGATATTAATGGAGTTCCTGATAAACTATTACGTGCGCTAAAGTATGTACTGTTATTTTTTACAATAACCATTACGTTGAAAACAGGCGAGTTATTTTGCAAGCAATATGATCCGTTTTATGCATCAATAACGATGTTTGGTCACAGAGTAAACTATCTTTTTGCAACAATCTCCATTTTATTAATGGTATTAGGTTCATTGATGTATCGACTGTTCTGGTGTAAGTACTTATGTCCTTTGGGAGCAATATCAAATATTTTCAAGTATTGGATCGGCGTAGTAAGTGTCATGTTGATTTTGATTACAGTTTACTTCTTTGAACTGGGCGTTGATATCTCTTATGTTGTTGCTGTGATATGTATTGTTGGATATGTGGTTGAGATATATAGGTTAAAAACGACAGTAAAATCGGTGTTGAAAATAACGAGGCATACCAACATATGTATTGACTGTGGTCTATGTTCAAGAACTTGTCCACAAGGTATTGATGTTGCCGATTTAAGTGTCGTAAAACATCCTGATTGTAATATATGTGGAGATTGTGTCTCTTCATGTCCAAAGCCTGGTGCCTTGACCTTTAATGATAAGTTGAAGATGCAATGGTTGCCTGCGGTTATTGTTATTGCTCTATTCTTTACAGGCGTGATTCTGGGAAGCCTTTATGACCTGCCAACTGTTTCGAAACAATGGGGAAGTCAAGATGAAATTAATAATTCTAAAACTGTAAGGATTGATCACTTGTCACACTTGAAGTGTTTTAGCAGCTCCATGGGATTTGTGCGACAAATGAAGGAAGTGAAAGGTATTACAGGTGTTGATACGTACATAAAAGATAGAACAGCAATAATTAGTTATGATACCACTAAGCTAAAGGCTGTACAGATAAGAAAGATGCTTTATGCAAGAAGTAAACAATTTGTTCAAAAACCAAAGCTTGATGAAGATTTGGTAGTGTATAAACTTCGATTGTCGAAGTATATCGACAAAGAGGATCTTAAAGACATGGCCAAAGGTCTGAAAGATAAAGGTATTTATCAGCTCGAGACTCAGTTTGATACTGAGATTCGTTTATTGGCTTTTTGTAGTCCTAAACTGAGTGAGAATCAGGTTAAAGATTTATTTCATTCAGTGGATGATGGTAAGTTTAAAGTTGCACATATAACAACTTCTTCAGTACCTATTAATGGGAAAGGATTAATGAAGAGAACATTTAAGAACTATAAGGCCACATTTAATAAGTACAAATCATTTAATAAAGAGGAAATAGGAGTTGTACAATTTGATGTGTTGGAATTTCCTAAGAATGAACAGATGTTTCAACTACTTGCGAATCATTTAGGAAAGAGATATTTAACAACAGTTGCGATGGTGGCAAGATATGATGAAAAAGCCACTTTATCGATCTATTATGTCAAAAATACAATTGAACCAGCCTTAATTAATGAGTGGATTAATCAGCCAGAACTTTCTCTTGTTTATACCACTGGAGAGAAAGAAAATGTAATTAACCCATTTAAATTTAATAAGATAACAGAATAA
- a CDS encoding SusC/RagA family TonB-linked outer membrane protein, with protein MKPIILILLSFFITCSAWAQGRLVKGHVIEAGKGLPMPGVTVIEKGTSNGVVTDLDGNYTLRLKQKESTLIFSYLAFETQFVAAQGSEIKTVRLKSQKQKIDEVVVMGYGSVKSKESIVGSVEQVKSKELLQFSNAQSVDQMLEGQVAGVQIESDSGDPTSPVKVRIRGNNSLPGTGSTFTASSEPLYILDGVPLVEALNPNNDSGTGQNEDVVINPLALINPEDIESVSILKDASAAAIYGANAANGVIIITTKKGVKGQTKVTFSQKMLYSTPIDKIQYLNTEQYAELCHEFYRNSGYAEEDIPSLVGPTDVYTDWQALTQQNAMSRRTNVGISGGGNRSTFRLSLGYNSNETTTKGNDFQSTTMRLSLTQKLTDNITLIYNGGLSSFKTDKYSGFATYAYKPNISPYDENGNYTQMDTYANPLADIEQNTNNSKKFYSNNSLNLKAKISKNWSASSLLGIDYTQTKNYTFYSKENGRGRKKNGFIKESRLEDFNWVNYNQIEYNGSYLRHTLTGSIGMQLSKDDRNGLTVTQENLITEKITIPGTGSSDEDTKASGTTSQSANLSYYGRLNYDFAKKYFLSISYRSDASSYFGGDKKQENFMSLGGSWIVSKENFWRENEIINFLKIKTSYGKLGNARVGSYSANGIYSYNTSSDYNGNLVATPNTPPNPDLGWQKTYKFNLALSMKVFKKFGIDIDYYNNKTKDGIMSLKVAPETGWTSIPVNSANLTNYGVDMTLKANNISLGSIKWTSNFNIGLNRNRLDELTQYEDQLIQGNTGLIVGESTSIIMGSKYAGVNSQTGDPMWYLKDGTATDDYSLISGDPTQKVIIGQSSPDFIGGFSNSFSYKGFSFSFMLTYEYGADKMMPYPSRDMMNPKTFHLYNKSVNMVDRWQKPGDITDVPRLDQNISFNAYSDQFMYDMTNISLRSISLNYQIPSRFCESIYLNNASVGVNVTNVFTWYKEKTPEGRNGIEEYRYPFPQSRTFAFQLNIGL; from the coding sequence ATGAAGCCTATCATTTTAATTTTATTGTCATTTTTTATAACATGTTCAGCTTGGGCACAAGGACGGTTGGTCAAGGGACACGTTATTGAAGCAGGGAAGGGGTTACCTATGCCAGGAGTAACCGTAATTGAAAAAGGAACGTCAAATGGCGTTGTGACTGACCTAGATGGGAATTACACATTGCGGTTAAAACAAAAAGAATCCACATTGATTTTCTCTTATCTAGCTTTTGAAACACAATTTGTTGCAGCCCAAGGTAGTGAAATAAAAACGGTCCGATTAAAATCACAAAAGCAAAAAATTGATGAAGTGGTTGTGATGGGATATGGTAGTGTTAAATCAAAAGAGTCTATTGTAGGTTCAGTTGAGCAAGTTAAATCAAAAGAACTTCTTCAGTTCAGTAATGCACAGAGTGTTGATCAGATGCTTGAAGGACAAGTAGCAGGTGTGCAAATTGAGTCTGATAGCGGTGATCCAACAAGTCCTGTTAAAGTTCGTATTCGAGGGAATAATTCTCTACCAGGGACTGGTTCAACTTTTACAGCCTCTAGTGAGCCTTTGTATATCTTGGATGGGGTACCACTTGTTGAGGCATTAAACCCAAATAATGATAGCGGAACTGGGCAAAACGAAGATGTTGTGATCAATCCACTAGCCCTAATTAATCCTGAAGATATTGAGTCGGTATCAATTCTTAAGGATGCCTCAGCAGCGGCAATATATGGTGCAAATGCAGCAAACGGTGTGATAATCATCACGACGAAAAAAGGAGTCAAAGGACAAACTAAGGTTACCTTTTCACAGAAGATGTTGTACTCTACACCGATTGATAAAATACAGTATCTTAATACGGAACAGTATGCGGAACTGTGTCATGAATTTTACCGCAATAGTGGCTATGCGGAAGAAGATATTCCTAGTTTAGTTGGTCCAACTGATGTTTACACTGATTGGCAGGCCCTGACACAACAGAATGCGATGTCTCGTCGTACCAATGTTGGCATTTCAGGAGGAGGAAATCGTTCAACATTTAGGTTATCCCTAGGCTATAATAGTAATGAAACAACAACAAAGGGGAATGATTTTCAATCTACCACGATGCGACTCAGTTTAACTCAGAAGCTTACAGATAATATTACATTAATCTATAATGGAGGACTTTCATCTTTTAAAACAGATAAGTATAGTGGTTTTGCGACATATGCTTATAAACCGAATATCTCTCCTTATGATGAGAATGGTAATTATACACAAATGGATACATATGCCAATCCATTAGCTGATATTGAACAAAATACGAATAATTCAAAGAAATTTTATTCTAACAATAGTTTGAATTTAAAGGCAAAGATTTCTAAGAATTGGAGCGCTTCATCTCTATTGGGGATTGATTACACTCAAACCAAAAACTATACCTTTTATTCGAAAGAAAATGGTAGGGGGAGAAAAAAAAATGGCTTCATAAAAGAAAGTCGTCTGGAAGATTTCAATTGGGTTAATTACAATCAGATCGAGTATAATGGAAGCTATTTGCGTCATACTCTTACCGGTTCTATCGGGATGCAGCTGTCTAAAGACGATAGAAATGGTTTGACTGTTACGCAAGAGAACCTTATTACTGAGAAAATAACGATTCCTGGTACTGGATCAAGTGATGAAGATACGAAAGCAAGTGGTACTACTAGTCAATCCGCAAATTTATCCTATTATGGACGTTTAAACTATGACTTTGCAAAAAAATACTTCCTTTCTATAAGCTATCGAAGCGATGCTTCGTCCTATTTTGGTGGAGATAAAAAGCAAGAGAATTTTATGTCTTTAGGTGGTTCGTGGATTGTCTCCAAAGAGAATTTTTGGAGAGAAAACGAGATCATCAACTTTTTGAAGATAAAAACCTCTTATGGAAAGCTTGGAAATGCAAGAGTAGGTTCATATTCTGCGAATGGTATTTACAGCTACAACACTTCGTCTGATTATAATGGAAATCTAGTCGCAACTCCTAATACGCCTCCAAATCCCGATTTAGGATGGCAAAAGACTTATAAGTTTAACTTGGCACTGTCCATGAAGGTCTTTAAGAAGTTCGGGATAGATATTGATTACTATAATAATAAGACAAAAGATGGAATTATGTCTTTAAAAGTTGCTCCTGAGACAGGATGGACTTCTATTCCTGTCAATAGTGCTAATTTGACTAATTATGGGGTGGATATGACCTTAAAGGCAAATAATATTTCTTTAGGAAGTATTAAGTGGACATCTAATTTTAATATAGGATTAAATCGTAATCGCTTAGATGAATTAACCCAATATGAGGATCAACTTATTCAAGGCAATACAGGATTAATCGTCGGGGAATCAACCTCTATTATTATGGGAAGCAAATATGCAGGAGTAAATTCTCAAACTGGTGATCCGATGTGGTATTTAAAAGATGGTACTGCAACAGATGACTATAGCCTTATATCTGGTGACCCGACACAAAAAGTGATTATTGGACAAAGTAGCCCAGACTTTATTGGCGGTTTTTCGAATAGTTTTAGTTATAAAGGATTCAGTTTCAGTTTTATGTTAACCTACGAGTATGGTGCAGATAAAATGATGCCATATCCGTCAAGAGATATGATGAATCCCAAGACCTTCCATCTATATAATAAGAGTGTGAATATGGTGGATCGTTGGCAAAAGCCTGGTGATATTACTGATGTCCCACGATTGGATCAAAACATTTCTTTTAATGCTTATAGTGACCAATTTATGTATGATATGACCAATATTTCATTGCGTTCTATCTCTCTCAACTATCAGATTCCTAGTCGTTTTTGTGAGTCAATATATTTGAATAATGCATCTGTTGGAGTGAATGTTACAAATGTTTTTACATGGTATAAAGAAAAAACTCCAGAAGGTCGGAATGGTATTGAAGAGTATCGTTACCCATTTCCTCAGTCGAGAACTTTTGCTTTTCAATTAAATATAGGACTATAA
- a CDS encoding RagB/SusD family nutrient uptake outer membrane protein yields the protein MKTINYKQITTWMASVVLCFLTSCSSFLDVDDDTKVSNDEIFSTIGGVAEALNGTYYLMGDFSYYGCQMMVLPGIKGGNLNVNDLTNQSPFSFNYIPSYEFSHQVAGDDDYSSDIYASIYAVINAANNIINSINSVTDGTEKQKVQALAEAKAIRALAHFDLARLFAQPYGYTANAQHIGIAYLEKNLKYDEYALRGLLYDNYESIIWDLLYAESNLGTPLNSDNARNLKGYFSKAAAQALLARIYLYKQDWNKAIEYANKVINSGAYILLDQNEVPSYYENNMETREDIFIMDNNGRNIAAPVSDRIGIKDNRTQIYLTPSEDIRQLFDQKDIRGSLFGIQMEKTLTKKWVEFAGDKDHYTPIIRLAELYLIRAEASMNLPSPNEVQARSDLDRIKQRANPEALPTQLSGTLLKEDIFNERRRELCFEGHLFFDIVRQGRNLNRVDCNALRNVNMSYPSNLFILPIPKDAMNYNPYMIQNPGY from the coding sequence ATGAAAACAATAAACTATAAACAGATTACGACTTGGATGGCTTCTGTAGTCCTATGCTTTTTAACTAGTTGTTCTAGTTTCTTAGATGTCGATGACGATACAAAGGTTTCAAACGATGAAATTTTTAGTACTATAGGAGGTGTGGCTGAAGCATTAAATGGAACCTACTATTTAATGGGAGATTTTTCTTACTATGGTTGTCAAATGATGGTGTTACCAGGAATAAAAGGTGGAAATTTGAATGTGAATGACTTAACAAATCAATCGCCATTTTCATTTAATTATATTCCTTCTTATGAGTTCTCTCATCAAGTGGCAGGAGATGATGACTACTCTAGTGATATATATGCCTCAATTTATGCTGTAATAAATGCTGCAAATAACATTATTAATAGCATTAATTCAGTAACAGATGGTACTGAAAAACAGAAGGTGCAAGCGTTAGCTGAAGCTAAGGCAATACGAGCTCTTGCTCATTTCGATTTAGCACGTCTTTTTGCACAACCTTATGGCTATACAGCTAATGCACAACATATTGGAATTGCATACTTAGAAAAGAACTTAAAGTATGACGAATATGCTTTAAGAGGTTTGCTATACGATAATTATGAATCTATCATTTGGGATCTTTTATATGCAGAGTCGAACCTAGGTACTCCCTTAAATTCTGATAATGCTAGGAACCTTAAGGGATATTTCTCAAAAGCTGCTGCTCAGGCTTTATTAGCAAGAATCTATTTGTATAAGCAAGATTGGAACAAGGCCATTGAATATGCAAATAAAGTGATAAACAGTGGAGCTTACATTTTGTTAGATCAAAACGAGGTACCTTCTTATTATGAGAATAATATGGAAACAAGAGAAGATATCTTTATAATGGACAATAATGGACGTAATATTGCTGCACCAGTTTCTGATAGAATTGGGATAAAAGATAATCGAACACAAATTTATTTAACTCCAAGTGAGGATATAAGACAGTTGTTCGATCAGAAAGATATTAGAGGTTCTTTGTTTGGCATTCAAATGGAAAAAACTCTTACTAAGAAGTGGGTAGAGTTTGCAGGTGATAAAGATCACTATACTCCAATTATTCGTTTAGCCGAATTATATCTTATACGAGCAGAAGCATCGATGAACTTACCATCTCCAAATGAAGTCCAAGCGCGATCAGATCTTGATCGAATAAAGCAGAGAGCTAACCCTGAAGCTTTACCCACCCAATTATCTGGAACTCTTTTGAAGGAAGATATTTTTAATGAGCGTCGACGAGAATTGTGCTTTGAGGGCCATCTCTTTTTTGATATTGTAAGGCAGGGACGTAATCTAAATAGAGTAGATTGTAATGCACTAAGGAATGTAAATATGTCTTATCCAAGCAATTTATTCATTCTTCCTATCCCTAAAGATGCAATGAATTATAATCCTTATATGATACAAAATCCCGGATATTAG